From a single Actinomycetota bacterium genomic region:
- a CDS encoding protein-L-isoaspartate(D-aspartate) O-methyltransferase, giving the protein MAKKREYMVTQHLKGRDIVDERVLEVMGKVLRHKFVLEGYLEKAYEDHPLPISYGQTISQPYIVALMTQLLELKGGEKVLEIGTGSGYQAAILADLVDEVYTVEIIEELCSSARNRLYELGYNNVQVLCADGYFGWEENSPFDGIIVTCAPDHVPHPLIEQLKEGGVMIIPVGPPGAYQVLWQIKKVNGKLEFNNIIGVAFVPLTGEQ; this is encoded by the coding sequence ATGGCAAAAAAGAGAGAGTATATGGTTACCCAGCATCTTAAAGGGAGAGATATTGTTGATGAAAGAGTTTTAGAAGTGATGGGAAAGGTTCTCAGGCACAAATTTGTATTAGAGGGATATCTTGAAAAAGCATATGAAGACCACCCACTTCCAATAAGCTATGGACAAACCATATCACAACCATACATTGTAGCATTAATGACTCAACTTTTGGAACTAAAAGGTGGTGAGAAGGTGCTTGAGATAGGAACTGGCTCTGGATATCAAGCAGCAATATTAGCAGATCTTGTTGATGAAGTATATACAGTTGAGATAATTGAGGAGCTCTGCAGTAGTGCAAGAAATAGATTGTATGAGTTAGGTTATAATAATGTTCAGGTGCTTTGTGCAGATGGATATTTTGGATGGGAAGAGAATTCTCCATTTGATGGCATAATTGTTACATGTGCACCAGATCACGTACCCCACCCACTGATTGAACAACTAAAAGAGGGTGGAGTAATGATAATACCAGTTGGACCTCCAGGGGCATATCAAGTTCTATGGCAGATTAAGAAAGTAAATGGTAAATTAGAATTTAATAATATAATTGGAGTTGCTTTTGTCCCCCTAACAGGTGAGCAATAA
- a CDS encoding HyaD/HybD family hydrogenase maturation endopeptidase, with translation MAKIREKRSKKILIMGVGNLLLGDEGFGIHFVKELEKLELPQSVDILDGGVLGPNLLGYIEDLEKLIVVDVVNANAKPGTIFKIKPEQIKEASQKYISSFHQIGILEVVEMAKILGKKLNTIIFAIQPKTIEMGMQLSKELKEKIPEMIKLILDEIKN, from the coding sequence ATGGCAAAGATTAGGGAAAAAAGATCTAAGAAAATATTGATAATGGGAGTTGGAAATCTTCTTTTAGGAGATGAAGGTTTTGGTATACATTTCGTTAAGGAGCTTGAAAAGTTAGAACTTCCCCAGAGTGTTGATATATTGGACGGTGGAGTTCTGGGTCCAAACTTATTAGGATATATCGAAGATTTGGAAAAACTAATTGTAGTAGATGTTGTAAATGCTAATGCAAAACCAGGTACAATATTTAAAATTAAGCCCGAGCAGATTAAAGAGGCTTCACAGAAATATATTTCATCATTTCACCAGATAGGGATATTAGAAGTAGTAGAAATGGCAAAAATCTTAGGAAAGAAATTAAATACCATCATTTTCGCTATACAGCCAAAAACCATAGAAATGGGAATGCAATTATCAAAGGAATTAAAAGAAAAAATTCCGGAAATGATAAAGCTAATATTAGATGAGATTAAAAATTAG